The window TCTGGAAATTTGAACTCGTTCTCTCAACAATGAGGTAGTAAAGTCTAATCATCACAGCCACCTACAGGTGGCTTTTTCCTCGTACTTTTTCGTCCTCTACAACCTCACATAAAATCCTCAGAATTCAAATTCCATCGTTTTTCATTTTGTCCTTTCAAATCTCTCACCGTGACCGTTTGTCTCTCTTCTCCAAGTAACGTGTAAAGCGTTTGCAACCCCTTGAGAGGCTGAGAAGTTAAAGGGtccatttggtaatattttattttgggaataatttctttttagaaatagtcttttttctatttctactcttcgaaataatttataagtaaaagaaCATGTTTAATAACATACACAATTCATAttattggaataaaaaaagaacacaaatgcatttggtagaatctacaatttttttttaaacgtagaatttcttttaattttaataacttttaagattttttttctttttttcttttgttattcttCCTTGCCGCGACCATCGCCGACTTCTGGGTAGCTTGGTAGCGGTCAATGACGGCGGCCGGTAGTGACCGATGGTGGCCGAATAGTAGCAGGTGGCAATGGGggccaaggaggaagaaaagaaagaaaaaaataatttatttctagaaattattttagagAATAATAAACTATTCTTTTACTTATtgtttatgtttcaaatctatttttcgatcattttttttatattattccgaaaaataaaaaaaaattaattgaatttatcaaataaatttttttttttttatttcaagaaacaaaaggataaaaatggGGAGAAATAAACCAAACAGACCCTAATCTGTCGAATGCTGGGCTTTTGCTTCCTTTCTTTCAGCCCGCAGTCCAGTCACTCGCAAGGTAACATTCCCTCGCgatttccccccttttttttctcctctcaaGCTCCCTCACGACTTTTTCAAAGCCCACCCGCCAACGCCACCTTTCACGCACCTGGCGTGTCCTCCTACAAATGGACCCTCTTCGCCTGCCCCTTTGCCTTCTTGCCTTACCGAAACTGATCAGCTGAACCCCCGAGAAACCTTTTGAGTTTCGACCCATCCGCGTCGCTCTGCTGGTTTTCCATGGCGAAGACTCGCGGCGGAGCGCAGCGCCGGTCCGGCGCGAAGGGTGCGCCCATGAAGAAAGCGGCAGAAGACGGCGGAGGGAGCTGCGAGGGAGAGGAAAGTCGCGAACCTGAGACTGGAAGTGGTGATCTTGCGAGAGTCGGGTTCGGAGATGGTCGCCCGCGGAGGCAGGAAGGTGGCGACGGCACCCGGGAGAGAAGAGTTCGCTTCGCCGGTGAGGAAGAGGTAGAGGGGGACGGAGGTGGCGGTTCGAAGGACGGAGCCGATGTTGCTTGCGAGGAAAGTAAAGTGGCCGAGGGAACTGTAAATTGGGTCGTGTACCGAAGTCTGATGAAGTTGAGATCGAGGGATTGCGGCGCGAAGAGGAAGGTAATGTACGATGACGGTGAAGACGATGGGGGTGTTGCCAAGAAGAGGATGCAGAGACGGAAGCGCATGTCGAAGCGAGGAGTTATGGCAGTTCGCGAAACAGGGGACAATGAGAAGGAGGAAAGAAGTTTGGCTAGGAAACGGGCCGTCAAAATTCTCGATGTTGCAAGGAAAGGAGCAAAAACAGGCAAAGATGAAGAAACTGTGAGGGAAAGAGGTTTAGGAATTGGCAAAAGTTCAtcgcaaaagaaaaggaaaagccagcTGATGGAAACAGAGAGTGACGCGGGGATAAACGAAGTGAAGAAAGTAGTGAGACCAAGGAGACATGAACCTAAGGTGAACACAAGTGTCTCTCCGTGTGCATTATTTGGGTGTATGCGTGGTGCTACGACTGATGACGTTTTGTTCTTGGTATTGATTCAACAGTGGTTAGAAGATGAGTGTCGAATGTGCCATCAATGCCAGAAAAGTGATAAAGATCGTATTGTTCGGTGTAAAAGTTGCAAGAGGAAGAGATTTTGTGCGTCCTGCATTAAGAATTGGTAAACCATTAAGTCTCTGCACCTTTGGTCCTGCTCATATATATGTGCCTCATCTCGCTTTAAAGATTGTGCAGGGATTGATTAAGATAAATATCTAACAATTAATTTTGATGAGCTTGAATGCAATGCAACCTTATTTTGCTCTGGTTTAGGTGCTTGTTATGTTTCTTGTGCGAAGGGCATCGGAAGACTAGACAATGTGTTTTGACAACGGGAATTCTTTATATGAAGTATGATTAGGgttttggttttctttattAACGTTCTAGTGAGCTCATACTGCTACTCATGGAGCAATTAAATGCGGAGATAGGATCTTTTAACTTCGCCTCAAAATTATAATAGACCCAAATAAGGTACAATGTGGCTGAAAGATCATATATTGCTCTGTTACCATGATCATGGAGTAGCTGGATCCAAGGTGTGTGGACATTGGTTAAATCTGTGAAAACCTGGAAAATGTGTCTTGGCTTTTGAGCATCTTGTGCTTTTAACATGGACTGCTGCTTCTGGAAGTTTATTGATTGAAGTCCTTGCACCTTAATAGTAAGATGAAATTTTTCAGCTGAAGAAATAAGTGGGGAATTCCCTTAAGTAAAAACTATGCGTAATGCCCAttcaatttcctaattttttattggGATATTGGGCAAATTTTGGCTTGCTGCGTAGGTATCCTATGACAAAAGAGGAAGATATTGCCAAAGCTTGCCCATTTTGTTGTGGGAACTGCAACTGCAAGGCATGCTTACGTCTAGATGCACCAGTTAAGGCATCCTTTTCACTGACATCTTCTCATTTAAAATGCCAAACTGTTTTCATTGATGTACACATGCATAGGCAAAGCTGCCAATTGCATGTGCTTATCTACTTCATTGTGTTTGTTGTAGAATTTGAGGAAGATGGAGTTAGTAACTAAGGAAGAAGCTACTAAGGATTCCCGATATTTGCTGCAAGCACTGTACCCATTCGTGAAACAATTTCATGTGCACCAAATGATGGAGGTGGAGTTCGAGGCAAAGAGAAAAGGTACTTCCTGCTAattccatcaagaaaaagaaggaatgtACACATTGATTTGATGCATGGTGATAATGACACGAAATGTCCTTCAGTTATTCCTTTGCTCTTTGATTTGGACTTGTAATGACACTTTCTTCTCTTGATATCCTTTTCTGGGGTCAAAAGTTAGTCATAGGGCAGGGACTTACCATTAAATGACTATCTTATGTTAGTAGGGAAGAATATATTTTGGGATAGCATGCTGGTAAAAAATTTGACTTATATAACATCACAATATATCTTTATGGCATTGCAATCTGGGAGTGGAAAAGGATATGTCCCACTTGATTTCCACCTGTTCCTTCTTtttaagtcttcattcttgaGATTGCCTATAAGTGGCCAATCTtggttattttgttttcttataaCATTAAGGTGATGCCTTTCTCAACTTGCTTATGTCTATTTGACTTGGCAGGGCTACCAATTCAAGAGCTCAACATTGAGAAGGCAGGATGTTATTCAGATGAACGTGTGTACTGGTAAGAGTTCTGCTTTTAGAGCTTACCACTCACCACTTCCCATCACATATTTGATTTCTACCAGTTAGTCTAATTACAATGTAAATTTTTCAGCGACAACTGCAGAACATCTATTGTCGACATTCACAGATCCTGTCCCAAGTGTTCTTATGATCTCTGCCTAGTGTGCTGCCAGGAGATCCGTGAAGGACATCTTCAGGCTAGTCAGGAGGAAGTAATAGTTGAGTACATTGACAGGGGGGAAAAATATTTGCATGGTCTGAAGGTGGACAGTGTTGATGTTACAGCTGAACTTAATCCATCAGAAGTAAAATCAGAAACTGGGTGGAAATTGGCAGATGATGGAAGTATCCCTTGTCCACCAAATAACATTGGAGGCTGTGGCGATGGTCTTCTGGAGTTGAAGTGTATACTAGAAGAGAATTTTGTTCTAAGATTGGTGGAAAAGGCAGATGTGATTGCTAGAGAGCTCATGCCTACTAATTCAGGACAAGGCCCTCCACAATGTCCTTGCCTTAACCCAGAAAGCACTGTGGAGAAAAGTGGTAACCATTTAATGAAAACTGCAAGTCGAAGTGATTCTAATGACAACCATTTGTTCTGTCCGAAGGCTAAAGAAATCCAACCTGGGGATCTAATACATTTCCAGAGCCACTGGATCAGAGGAGAGCCTGTAATTGTCAGCAATGTGCTTGAAACTGGAACTGGTTTGAGCTGGGATCCTATGGTTATGTGGCGTGCAGTCCGCCAGAAACCACATAAAATACATGGCCAACATATGGATGTGAAGGCGATTGATTGCTTAGATTGGTGCGAGGTTAGATAAATCTCTAATTGCTGGGGATTGGTCTCAACGCTTCTTTTATGGATTCCATGCGAACTTTAGGACCTACTTTTGAATCATAAGTTTGGCAGAACGTTCTACTCTTTTTTCCGCCTTTTCATATAGTGGTAATTGGTTTGTTGGAAGAATCTATAAAAAGACAGCATTAGTTGCAGAATTGCTTGTCATGGAGCACTCTCAAAGATGAGAATCCTGCTTCTGATGGAATCAATTCTGTTCCAATAGCATTCCTACTATATAAAGAATCATGTGGgttgcaattattttttaactgAGAGCCAACTTGGACATTTGAATGTCTTCCTTCTTTGAGAGCATAGTAAATAATTTACATCTACTGCTGTATGTTGCCCAACTTATGTGAATAACTGTTTGCTCTGGTTTTATCTCAAAAAACATTTGGCAATCAGTTTGTCAATTACAACTGATGAAAGTAATAACTATCAAAATTCAACATACGTTATTTACTTCTTTCATTATTGAGAATTAATTTCATGAATTCTTGAAAGTTTTGTGAAGCCTATTATTGTATATAGGAAAATTTTTACCTTAAAAAAGACTTCAATCCTTCTCTAGATAAACAGGAGAAGTGAGGTCAGTATAATCTGTGCTTCGTTGTGTGTAGTTTGCTCTTGCTCTTCGTACTAATGGGCCCCCATTCTTTCATGGCTGATGCTAACTCCATTAATAATTGGTGGCCATAGGAGCTTTCCTAATTTTCATTGAAGATAAAAGCTCTCTTTGCTATTTCTTGCAGCTTATCGAATTGAATATCTTTTCAAACCATTTCTTGTTATCCCTAGCAGCTATTTATCCTTACCTGTTGAAAACCAGATGGTTTTGTCATCTTCTCTTTACTATCCCAACTCTTCTTCCATCTCTTTTGTTAAATCCCAATAAACCTTTTGGTCTTTACTTCAGTCTGGGTGCTACTCTTATTTGATGCTTACAATTATAATTCTTTCATGAAATGCAGGGAGATATTAATATTCACCAGTTTTTTGCTGGATATACTGATGGCAGATTTGATAAGCAATATTGGCCCCAATTACTTAAGTTGAAGGACT of the Eucalyptus grandis isolate ANBG69807.140 chromosome 10, ASM1654582v1, whole genome shotgun sequence genome contains:
- the LOC104422002 gene encoding lysine-specific demethylase JMJ25-like isoform X1; the protein is MAKTRGGAQRRSGAKGAPMKKAAEDGGGSCEGEESREPETGSGDLARVGFGDGRPRRQEGGDGTRERRVRFAGEEEVEGDGGGGSKDGADVACEESKVAEGTVNWVVYRSLMKLRSRDCGAKRKVMYDDGEDDGGVAKKRMQRRKRMSKRGVMAVRETGDNEKEERSLARKRAVKILDVARKGAKTGKDEETVRERGLGIGKSSSQKKRKSQLMETESDAGINEVKKVVRPRRHEPKWLEDECRMCHQCQKSDKDRIVRCKSCKRKRFCASCIKNWYPMTKEEDIAKACPFCCGNCNCKACLRLDAPNLRKMELVTKEEATKDSRYLLQALYPFVKQFHVHQMMEVEFEAKRKGLPIQELNIEKAGCYSDERVYCDNCRTSIVDIHRSCPKCSYDLCLVCCQEIREGHLQASQEEVIVEYIDRGEKYLHGLKVDSVDVTAELNPSEVKSETGWKLADDGSIPCPPNNIGGCGDGLLELKCILEENFVLRLVEKADVIARELMPTNSGQGPPQCPCLNPESTVEKSGNHLMKTASRSDSNDNHLFCPKAKEIQPGDLIHFQSHWIRGEPVIVSNVLETGTGLSWDPMVMWRAVRQKPHKIHGQHMDVKAIDCLDWCEGDINIHQFFAGYTDGRFDKQYWPQLLKLKDWPPSHLFDERLPRHGAEFVCCLPFKEYTHPSSGLLNLAAKLPQNLLKPDLGPKTYIAYGFVEELGRGDSVTKLHCDMSDAVNVLTHTAEVRYTREQMKIIDELKQKHQKQDQREGIEVCQDLKKITDDTTCSNNLVCRTGERCDTNGHVTLDGRIPLSTANMAKTVEGEASPQAIDGTYGTSRTSGDVLDAVEGGAVWDIFRREDVPKLQDYLKKHFREFRHTHCCPLPQVMHPIHDQTFYLSREHLRKLKEEFGIEPWTFVQKLGDAVFVPAGCPHQVRNVKSCIKVALDFVSAENVGECIRLTEEFRLLPKNHRAKEDKLEIKKMVIYAVKQAVECLENAGFRP
- the LOC104422002 gene encoding lysine-specific demethylase JMJ25-like isoform X2; the protein is MAKTRGGAQRRSGAKGAPMKKAAEDGGGSCEGEESREPETGSGDLARVGFGDGRPRRQEGGDGTRERRVRFAGEEEVEGDGGGGSKDGADVACEESKVAEGTVNWVVYRSLMKLRSRDCGAKRKVMYDDGEDDGGVAKKRMQRRKRMSKRGVMAVRETGDNEKEERSLARKRAVKILDVARKGAKTGKDEETVRERGLGIGKSSSQKKRKSQLMETESDAGINEVKKVVRPRRHEPKWLEDECRMCHQCQKSDKDRIVRCKSCKRKRFCASCIKNWYPMTKEEDIAKACPFCCGNCNCKACLRLDAPNLRKMELVTKEEATKDSRYLLQALYPFVKQFHVHQMMEVEFEAKRKGLPIQELNIEKAGCYSDERVYCDNCRTSIVDIHRSCPKCSYDLCLVCCQEIREGHLQASQEEVIVEYIDRGEKYLHGLKVDSVDVTAELNPSEVKSETGWKLADDGSIPCPPNNIGGCGDGLLELKCILEENFVLRLVEKADVIARELMPTNSGQGPPQCPCLNPESTVEKSGNHLMKTASRSDSNDNHLFCPKAKEIQPGDLIHFQSHWIRGEPVIVSNVLETGTGLSWDPMVMWRAVRQKPHKIHGQHMDVKAIDCLDWCEGDINIHQFFAGYTDGRFDKQYWPQLLKLKDWPPSHLFDERLPRHGAEFVCCLPFKEYTHPSSGLLNLAAKLPQNLLKPDLGPKTYIAYGFVEELGRGDSVTKLHCDMSDAVNVLTHTAEVRYTREQMKIIDELKQKHQKQDQREGIEVCQDLKKITDDTTCSNNLVCRTGERCDTNGHVTLDGRIPLSTANMAKTVEGEASPQAIDGTYGTSRTSGDVLDAVEGGAVWDIFRREDVPKLQDYLKKHFREFRHTHCCPLPQVMHPIHDQTFYLSREHLRKLKEEFGIEPWTFVQKLGDAVFVPAGCPHQVRNVKSCIKVALDFVSAENVGECIRLTEEFRLLPKNHRAKEDKLEIKKMVIYAVKQAVECLENAGP